The following proteins come from a genomic window of Pseudomonas putida:
- a CDS encoding heavy metal translocating P-type ATPase yields the protein MKSLLERPDDQAGHEGHSHEHGGIFGMNTELIFALICGALLGAGALAGKLGLIDRLPLILYVSAYVFGGWFTTKEAVTNIRQKRFEIDSLMLLAAVGAASIGAWAEGALLLFLFSLGHSLESYAMGRAKKAIEALSKLAPATAIVRRANGTVEMPVELLVPGDVVIVRPNDRLPADGFVVVGSSSINQAPVTGESVPVDKQPVPDAELARSKPDAVDAASKVFAGTINGETLIEVEVTRRSTESTLARVIKMVSEAEVRKSPTQRFTDRFQRIFVPLVLLLVVGLLFAGIFLDEPFRDSFYRAMAVLVAASPCALAIATPSAILSGIARAARGGVLIKGGAPLEELGSLNAMAFDKTGTLTEGRPRITDVIPIGGTQIEDLLNVAIAVESMSDHPLAAAIVRDGEEMIGTRRRFQAKNMSNMIGRGVRAELDGQFVWIGKVEMFGTNGIPALSKAALEAAERLRQSGRTTMVVRRADKDLGAIGLLDTPREGAKEALQKLREMGIERMVMISGDHNRVAEAVAKQVGLDEAWGDLMPEDKVKAIKNLRLSAKVAMVGDGVNDAPAMASSSVGIAMGAAGSDVALETADIALMADDIRQLPFAVGLSRHTRSIIHQNLFVSLGIVAILVPSTIMGLSIGAAVAIHEGSTLLVVFNALRLLAYRRST from the coding sequence ATGAAGAGTTTGCTTGAACGCCCTGATGACCAAGCCGGGCATGAAGGTCATAGCCATGAGCATGGCGGCATTTTTGGAATGAACACAGAGCTGATTTTCGCGCTGATCTGTGGTGCTCTCCTGGGTGCCGGAGCTCTCGCAGGAAAACTTGGCCTGATTGATCGTCTGCCTCTGATTCTGTACGTGTCGGCCTACGTGTTCGGTGGATGGTTCACCACTAAGGAAGCGGTTACCAACATCCGTCAGAAACGCTTCGAGATCGACTCGCTGATGCTTCTCGCCGCAGTCGGTGCCGCGAGCATCGGCGCCTGGGCGGAGGGGGCTCTGCTGCTGTTCCTGTTCAGTCTGGGGCATTCCCTTGAAAGCTACGCGATGGGGCGGGCCAAGAAAGCGATTGAGGCACTGTCCAAGCTCGCACCAGCCACCGCGATCGTACGCAGAGCAAATGGCACGGTGGAGATGCCCGTGGAGCTGCTGGTTCCCGGTGACGTTGTCATCGTGCGCCCCAATGACCGCCTGCCGGCCGATGGTTTTGTAGTCGTAGGCTCCTCAAGTATCAACCAGGCGCCAGTAACCGGTGAGAGCGTCCCCGTGGACAAGCAACCTGTTCCTGATGCCGAACTCGCACGCAGCAAGCCAGATGCAGTGGATGCAGCCTCGAAAGTCTTCGCCGGTACCATCAATGGCGAAACGCTCATCGAGGTTGAGGTAACACGGCGCTCTACGGAGAGTACCTTGGCGCGGGTCATCAAGATGGTCAGTGAAGCCGAAGTCAGGAAGTCACCGACCCAGCGATTCACGGACCGCTTCCAACGCATATTCGTCCCGTTGGTTTTACTGCTGGTAGTCGGGCTGCTATTTGCCGGCATTTTCCTTGACGAGCCGTTCCGTGACTCGTTCTACCGGGCGATGGCCGTACTGGTTGCAGCCAGCCCCTGCGCGCTCGCGATCGCTACACCAAGCGCCATTCTCTCTGGCATCGCCAGGGCAGCCCGAGGTGGCGTGCTGATCAAGGGCGGTGCGCCACTTGAAGAGCTTGGATCATTGAATGCCATGGCATTCGACAAGACCGGTACCCTGACCGAAGGGCGCCCACGTATCACCGATGTAATACCCATAGGCGGCACGCAGATCGAGGATCTGCTAAACGTCGCCATCGCTGTGGAGTCGATGAGCGACCATCCGCTGGCTGCGGCAATTGTGCGTGACGGTGAAGAGATGATTGGCACACGGCGCCGATTCCAAGCCAAGAACATGAGCAACATGATTGGCCGCGGCGTGCGTGCTGAGCTTGATGGGCAGTTCGTCTGGATTGGCAAGGTCGAGATGTTCGGTACCAATGGTATTCCCGCACTCAGCAAGGCAGCCCTGGAGGCTGCGGAGCGTCTACGTCAGTCAGGCCGTACCACCATGGTGGTACGGCGTGCTGACAAGGATCTGGGCGCTATCGGGCTATTGGACACACCCCGGGAGGGGGCCAAAGAGGCACTCCAGAAGCTTAGAGAGATGGGCATCGAACGCATGGTCATGATTTCTGGAGACCACAACCGCGTTGCAGAGGCTGTAGCCAAACAAGTTGGCTTAGATGAAGCGTGGGGAGACCTGATGCCGGAAGACAAGGTCAAGGCCATCAAAAACCTGCGCCTTAGCGCCAAGGTGGCCATGGTGGGTGACGGCGTCAATGATGCCCCTGCCATGGCCAGTTCGAGCGTTGGTATCGCAATGGGGGCTGCTGGATCTGATGTTGCCCTGGAAACGGCTGATATCGCGCTTATGGCTGACGACATCAGGCAACTCCCATTTGCGGTGGGGCTGAGCCGTCACACGCGATCGATCATCCACCAGAATCTGTTCGTCAGCTTGGGGATTGTGGCCATCCTGGTTCCGTCCACCATCATGGGCTTGAGCATTGGTGCCGCTGTTGCGATCCATGAGGGCTCCACACTGTTGGTCGTCTTCAACGCCTTGCGCCTGTTGGCCTACCGCAGAAGCACCTGA
- a CDS encoding porin → MIRSSNMREKLLAAAIIGTFSSQAFSGTVTTDGADIVLKTKGGLEVSTSDKEFSFKLGGRVQADYGRFDGVFTKNGDTADAGYFRRAYLELGGVLYRDWKYQLNYDLSRNTGNDSDGYFDEASLTYTGFKPVQLRFGRFYTDFGLEKATSSKWTTAMERNLSYDLADWINDNAGMGVQATSTIADMAYVSGSVFSETNNNSDGDSTKRYNVRGVFAPLHSDGNVLHVGAQYAYRDLKNSAVDTRIRSRLGVRGVDTNGGGDAGTNGNRMLFGGAAAQDGLWKDDSVWGLEGAWATGPFSVQAEYLRRKLKADQANNDMKASGYYAQMAYTLTGEPRIYKLDGAKFDTIKPENKELGAWEVFYRFDDIKVEDGNLVTAADQSNERKAKSHTVGVNWYVNEAVKVSANYINVRTDNNENTVGDDSGNAIVTRLQYVF, encoded by the coding sequence ATGATCCGTTCTTCGAACATGCGGGAAAAGCTGTTGGCTGCCGCAATAATAGGCACATTTTCCTCGCAAGCATTCTCCGGAACAGTAACCACTGACGGAGCTGACATCGTTCTGAAGACCAAGGGCGGTCTTGAAGTATCGACTTCTGACAAGGAATTCAGTTTCAAACTGGGCGGCCGAGTTCAGGCCGACTACGGCCGTTTCGATGGTGTCTTCACCAAGAATGGCGATACCGCTGACGCAGGCTACTTCCGTCGCGCCTACCTTGAGCTCGGTGGCGTGCTGTACCGCGACTGGAAGTATCAGCTCAACTACGACCTTTCCCGCAACACGGGCAACGACTCCGACGGCTACTTCGACGAAGCCAGCCTGACCTACACGGGTTTCAAGCCGGTGCAACTGCGCTTTGGCCGTTTCTACACCGACTTCGGTCTTGAGAAAGCCACCAGTTCGAAGTGGACCACCGCCATGGAGCGGAACCTCTCGTACGACCTGGCGGACTGGATCAACGACAACGCCGGCATGGGTGTTCAAGCCACCAGCACCATCGCTGACATGGCTTATGTTTCCGGTAGCGTTTTCAGCGAAACCAATAACAACTCGGATGGCGACAGCACCAAGCGCTACAACGTACGTGGCGTGTTCGCACCGCTGCACAGTGATGGCAACGTCCTGCACGTCGGTGCTCAGTACGCTTACCGCGACCTCAAAAACAGTGCGGTCGATACCCGGATTCGTTCGCGTCTGGGCGTCCGCGGTGTAGATACCAATGGCGGCGGCGATGCCGGCACCAACGGCAACCGCATGCTGTTTGGCGGTGCTGCTGCACAAGATGGCCTGTGGAAGGACGACTCGGTCTGGGGTCTCGAAGGTGCCTGGGCCACCGGCCCGTTCTCGGTTCAAGCGGAATACCTTCGCCGCAAGCTGAAAGCTGACCAGGCCAACAACGACATGAAGGCCTCCGGTTACTACGCCCAGATGGCTTACACCCTGACCGGCGAGCCGCGTATCTACAAGCTCGATGGTGCCAAGTTCGACACTATCAAACCAGAGAACAAGGAACTGGGGGCCTGGGAAGTCTTCTACCGCTTTGACGATATCAAGGTCGAAGACGGCAACCTGGTCACCGCGGCGGACCAATCGAACGAGCGCAAGGCCAAGAGCCACACGGTGGGTGTGAACTGGTACGTCAACGAGGCGGTGAAAGTCAGTGCCAACTACATCAACGTGCGCACCGACAACAACGAGAACACCGTGGGCGACGACAGCGGCAATGCCATCGTGACCCGCCTGCAATACGTCTTCTGA
- a CDS encoding GtrA family protein, giving the protein MENQTPPLTTLLIRYLGIGFIATGVHYAVFLLLVTTEFVTPLLASICGGMVGAIASFIGNRALCFVADGSRKFQPVRFALVALTTNFGNGVGMWFLIKSNLSPLISQVVVTLSLTALGFIAHRFWTFNHADITSLSRAP; this is encoded by the coding sequence ATGGAAAATCAAACCCCACCTCTTACTACCTTACTGATTCGTTATCTGGGGATCGGCTTCATAGCAACGGGAGTCCATTATGCGGTGTTCCTATTGCTGGTTACGACAGAATTCGTTACTCCGTTACTGGCCAGTATCTGTGGCGGCATGGTTGGCGCAATCGCGAGCTTCATTGGAAATAGGGCGCTCTGTTTTGTGGCAGATGGCTCTCGTAAGTTTCAGCCTGTCAGGTTTGCACTGGTCGCGTTAACCACAAACTTCGGCAATGGCGTGGGTATGTGGTTCCTCATCAAGTCGAATCTGTCACCGCTCATCTCCCAAGTCGTAGTGACCTTAAGCCTCACTGCACTTGGATTCATTGCACATCGTTTTTGGACATTCAATCATGCAGACATTACATCGCTTTCCCGAGCGCCCTGA
- a CDS encoding glycosyltransferase gives MQTLHRFPERPDPLLTIVVPCFQEEETIPEFHQRITRVVKRLPVSCEILYVDDGSNDRTADILRHYQDGSSVRCLSLSRNFGKEAALSAGIDHARGSALIFIDVDLQDPPELIAAMVDYWQRGYDVVNMQRNLRIGDSWFKRMSARAYYWVMQRLVEKVDMPADVSDFRLIGPAPLAALRALDERSRILKGMIGWVGFRTIELPYNRTVRHAGSTKWNAAGLFNLAIESIVSFSRKPLRIFSLISFGLFVSSICYMLASLVAGSFDIHHLIVGMASFMCVGVAMVGEYLGVTLAEVKRRPLYFLKHSNKADPVSLHPSMASIEGKKC, from the coding sequence ATGCAGACATTACATCGCTTTCCCGAGCGCCCTGATCCCTTGTTAACCATCGTGGTCCCTTGCTTCCAGGAAGAGGAAACCATCCCCGAGTTCCACCAGCGAATCACCCGCGTGGTGAAGCGCTTACCCGTCTCCTGCGAAATCCTCTATGTCGACGACGGCAGTAATGACCGGACGGCCGACATTCTTCGCCACTATCAGGATGGGTCATCTGTACGTTGCCTGTCCCTGAGTCGCAACTTCGGCAAAGAGGCTGCACTGAGCGCCGGGATAGACCATGCCCGTGGCAGTGCGCTGATCTTCATTGATGTCGACCTGCAGGATCCACCAGAGCTCATCGCGGCCATGGTGGACTACTGGCAACGCGGCTACGACGTGGTGAACATGCAGCGCAACCTGAGAATCGGTGATTCGTGGTTCAAGCGCATGAGTGCCCGGGCTTACTACTGGGTCATGCAGCGCCTGGTGGAGAAGGTGGACATGCCGGCCGATGTCAGCGATTTCCGATTGATTGGGCCTGCGCCGCTGGCAGCCCTGCGGGCCCTGGATGAACGCTCCAGGATTCTCAAAGGCATGATCGGCTGGGTAGGCTTTCGTACCATCGAACTGCCCTACAATCGCACTGTTCGCCATGCCGGGAGCACCAAATGGAATGCAGCTGGCCTGTTCAATCTGGCCATCGAGAGCATCGTCAGCTTCTCTCGCAAACCACTGCGCATTTTCAGCCTCATCAGTTTCGGTCTTTTCGTCTCCAGCATCTGCTACATGCTTGCGTCGCTTGTGGCAGGCAGTTTCGACATCCATCACCTGATCGTCGGAATGGCTTCATTCATGTGCGTCGGTGTCGCCATGGTGGGGGAGTACCTGGGCGTGACACTCGCGGAAGTGAAGCGCCGGCCTCTCTATTTCCTGAAGCACAGCAACAAGGCAGATCCCGTGTCACTCCACCCTTCGATGGCTTCGATCGAGGGTAAGAAATGCTGA
- a CDS encoding LysR family transcriptional regulator, with the protein MVTQNETYTSSVVPYSPDILDDLPIDDQLAVEFFATARCASFKQAARGLNVPVVGLRKRLEKLEEHIGAPVFVYKHNKLALTRTGERVSHYLCQLFGPDGLGKSGEKEVPRLTIAITEPVLNDIVNRDLVAYVRDHAEMQLEIHSECTTQMLSECEVDVGIALVSPDDKGALDRHPTYRFERLGRIGHALFISSRYSRSVTLPVESLDLHNFMLVVPWDEEILAGSRKWASIMAEHQGGTTRVKSYNLSRGLVVGGACIGVLPDYSRKLERNILPVPGFLDDLEEKDVYLVIKTKLVRNPQVLEIRRLIKKSFFDKKDWLVR; encoded by the coding sequence ATGGTTACACAAAATGAAACATATACAAGCAGCGTTGTTCCTTACAGCCCTGACATATTGGATGATTTGCCAATTGATGATCAGCTGGCCGTAGAGTTTTTCGCAACAGCACGTTGTGCCAGTTTCAAACAGGCTGCCCGAGGGCTCAATGTGCCAGTGGTAGGCCTGCGGAAACGCTTGGAGAAACTGGAAGAGCACATTGGTGCTCCCGTGTTTGTCTACAAACACAACAAGCTTGCCCTGACCCGCACAGGCGAGAGGGTCAGCCATTACCTGTGCCAGCTCTTCGGCCCAGACGGCCTTGGCAAGTCCGGTGAAAAGGAAGTCCCCAGGCTTACCATCGCGATCACAGAGCCAGTGCTGAACGACATCGTAAACCGCGATCTAGTCGCCTACGTGCGTGATCATGCCGAAATGCAGCTGGAAATCCATTCAGAATGCACAACGCAGATGCTTTCTGAGTGTGAAGTCGATGTGGGTATCGCTTTGGTGAGCCCAGATGATAAAGGCGCGCTTGATCGCCATCCTACGTATAGGTTTGAAAGGCTTGGCCGGATTGGGCACGCCCTGTTCATTTCCAGCCGCTATTCAAGAAGCGTCACCCTTCCAGTGGAGAGCTTGGATTTGCACAACTTCATGCTCGTTGTCCCTTGGGATGAAGAGATCTTGGCGGGCTCACGAAAGTGGGCATCGATAATGGCTGAGCATCAGGGCGGTACCACTCGGGTCAAGAGCTACAACCTATCACGAGGCCTTGTCGTTGGCGGTGCGTGTATTGGAGTGCTGCCCGACTACAGCCGAAAACTGGAGAGAAATATCCTACCCGTGCCGGGTTTCCTGGACGACCTGGAGGAGAAAGATGTCTATCTTGTTATCAAAACGAAGCTTGTCCGCAATCCGCAGGTTTTGGAAATTCGAAGATTGATCAAGAAGAGCTTCTTTGATAAGAAGGACTGGCTTGTTCGGTAA